One Candidatus Schekmanbacteria bacterium DNA segment encodes these proteins:
- a CDS encoding purine-binding chemotaxis protein CheW, protein MLGGNEGINENRDKGFNSEKAAGKSGETKKFLSFFLGTEEYGIDIVSVHEIIGVLPITSIPYTSNFIKGVINLRGKIIPVIDLRLKFEMSEAEYTEETCIIVTQSENLQVGVIVDKVSEVLDISPSQIEDVPSFGIRTNIDYLLGICNIRGGVKLLLDIDNVLSSKAASA, encoded by the coding sequence ATGTTAGGTGGAAATGAAGGGATAAATGAAAACCGAGATAAGGGATTTAATTCCGAAAAGGCTGCTGGCAAGTCTGGCGAAACAAAGAAATTTCTCAGCTTTTTTCTTGGAACAGAAGAATACGGAATAGACATTGTTAGTGTCCACGAGATCATTGGTGTATTACCCATAACTTCAATTCCATACACTTCAAATTTTATCAAGGGTGTAATTAATCTTCGTGGGAAGATAATTCCGGTAATTGACTTAAGGCTCAAGTTTGAAATGAGTGAAGCTGAATATACAGAAGAAACATGCATAATAGTTACCCAGTCGGAAAACTTACAAGTTGGTGTCATCGTAGACAAAGTATCAGAGGTTCTAGATATTTCACCCTCTCAAATTGAGGATGTGCCATCTTTTGGAATAAGAACAAATATTGATTACCTTTTAGGCATCTGTAACATCAGGGGAGGAGTCAAACTTTTGCTTGATATAGATAATGTACTTTCAAGCAAGGCAGCTTCAGCATAA
- a CDS encoding HDOD domain-containing protein, translating to MSRLDEIMEKVDKLPPFSNVVGRAAALFSNPEIEPEEIVDVIKFEPAITANVLKICNSAYYGLMRKVSSLKEAATYLGTEELLKIALANGMADVLKDNIKGYDLKEGELFKHSIGCAIASQLLSKKLFVQNSNILFTGSLLHDIGKLILSEFVNEEYNNIHRMVVEKQCSFIEAEREILNTDHAEIGGFLADEWKFPEELKAIIKYHHEPAKGPESQQQNIEIVHVSDLLCLISGIGIGSDGMAYRASLQQINIIKLIDSSLESLICDLITELEKVSTSYNLSN from the coding sequence ATGAGCAGACTTGATGAAATCATGGAGAAAGTAGATAAGTTACCTCCTTTTTCGAATGTTGTTGGCAGGGCAGCAGCCTTATTCAGCAACCCTGAAATAGAGCCAGAAGAAATAGTAGATGTAATTAAATTTGAACCTGCCATTACTGCAAACGTCCTGAAAATATGTAATTCTGCTTATTATGGCCTTATGAGAAAAGTAAGTTCCCTCAAGGAAGCAGCAACATATCTCGGGACCGAAGAACTCCTGAAAATTGCACTGGCAAACGGCATGGCTGATGTATTGAAAGACAATATAAAGGGCTATGATCTTAAAGAAGGGGAACTCTTTAAACATTCTATCGGATGTGCAATAGCATCCCAGTTGTTATCAAAAAAACTTTTTGTTCAGAATTCGAATATACTTTTTACAGGATCTCTTTTGCATGATATCGGCAAGCTCATCTTAAGTGAATTTGTAAATGAGGAATACAATAATATACATAGGATGGTTGTTGAAAAACAATGTTCATTCATAGAGGCTGAACGAGAGATACTTAACACAGATCATGCGGAGATAGGTGGTTTTTTAGCTGATGAGTGGAAATTTCCTGAGGAGCTCAAGGCAATAATAAAATATCATCATGAGCCTGCAAAAGGCCCTGAATCGCAGCAACAGAATATCGAAATAGTTCATGTAAGCGATCTGTTGTGTCTTATATCCGGGATAGGGATAGGATCTGATGGTATGGCTTACAGGGCATCGCTCCAGCAAATTAACATTATAAAGCTTATTGACAGTAGCCTTGAATCACTTATATGCGACCTTATTACAGAACTTGAGAAAGTGAGTACTTCATACAATCTCAGCAATTGA
- a CDS encoding chemotaxis protein CheD: MIYTVGIADMKISTQHSDIIITYALGSCLGITIHDPVACVGAMLHIMLPTSSIDIQKAAQNPCMFVDTGVPKLFNDCYKFGARKERLVVTVAGGASPLSVSGNDHFQIGNRNFITLRKLLWHNGALLKAYDVGGTVARTMSLEIGTGKVVVKHSGGETKVINIDVEDCNVGRRN; this comes from the coding sequence GTGATATATACTGTTGGCATTGCTGATATGAAGATTTCGACTCAACATTCTGACATTATAATTACCTATGCTCTTGGAAGTTGTCTTGGAATTACAATTCATGACCCTGTGGCCTGCGTAGGTGCTATGCTTCATATCATGCTACCTACTTCTTCAATAGACATACAAAAGGCAGCACAGAATCCCTGCATGTTTGTAGATACAGGAGTGCCCAAACTTTTTAATGATTGTTACAAGTTTGGAGCGCGCAAAGAAAGACTTGTCGTGACAGTTGCCGGAGGCGCAAGTCCATTAAGCGTATCCGGGAATGATCATTTTCAGATTGGCAACAGGAACTTTATAACATTAAGAAAACTTCTCTGGCATAATGGAGCGCTGCTTAAAGCATATGACGTCGGTGGAACAGTTGCTCGTACCATGTCTCTTGAGATAGGGACGGGCAAAGTAGTTGTGAAACATAGTGGCGGCGAAACAAAAGTAATTAACATTGACGTCGAAGATTGCAACGTCGGAAGGAGAAATTAA
- a CDS encoding chemotaxis response regulator protein-glutamate methylesterase — translation MIRVLVVDDSAVVRKVLTEELSKYEGIEVVGSAIDPYIAREKIISLRPDVITLDLEMPRMDGLSFLSKLMKFYPLPVIVVSSLTPENSATAIKALELGAIDVICKPGSAYSIPNVSHRLVTAIRAAATAKVVKMQDVSESQSSVASISGFQLQTTHRIIAIGASTGGTKAIEAVLTKLPPTTPGIVIVQHMPEYFTAGFAERLNQICRMEVREAKNNDPVVPGVVLIAPGNYHMVLEKSGARYFVKIKDGPYVHYQRPSVDVLFHSVAANAGRNAVGAILTGMGADGAQGLLKMRENGAHTIAQDEQSCVVFGMPKEAINLGAADEIVPLQDVAQALLNALVDNDNIRQVKTA, via the coding sequence GTGATCCGTGTACTGGTCGTAGACGATTCAGCGGTTGTAAGGAAAGTATTGACTGAAGAACTTTCCAAATATGAAGGGATTGAAGTTGTCGGAAGTGCAATAGATCCATATATTGCTCGTGAAAAAATCATCAGCCTTCGTCCTGATGTCATAACCCTTGATTTGGAAATGCCAAGGATGGATGGCTTATCGTTTCTTTCAAAGTTAATGAAATTTTATCCATTACCTGTCATAGTTGTAAGTTCTCTTACACCTGAAAACAGCGCTACCGCGATTAAGGCTCTTGAACTTGGAGCAATTGATGTAATATGTAAACCTGGTTCTGCTTATTCCATACCCAATGTATCTCATCGTTTAGTAACTGCCATACGTGCTGCCGCAACTGCCAAAGTTGTCAAAATGCAGGATGTTAGCGAGAGCCAATCTTCTGTTGCATCGATAAGCGGATTTCAGCTTCAAACTACACATAGAATTATAGCTATTGGAGCATCAACTGGAGGAACAAAGGCAATAGAAGCTGTTCTGACTAAATTGCCTCCTACAACGCCAGGTATAGTTATAGTGCAACACATGCCTGAATATTTTACCGCAGGATTCGCAGAAAGACTTAACCAGATATGCAGAATGGAGGTAAGGGAGGCCAAGAACAATGACCCTGTTGTACCGGGCGTTGTTCTGATTGCACCGGGTAATTACCATATGGTTTTGGAAAAATCAGGTGCTCGTTATTTCGTAAAGATAAAAGATGGCCCCTATGTCCACTATCAGCGTCCAAGCGTGGATGTACTGTTCCATTCTGTTGCAGCTAATGCCGGAAGAAATGCAGTCGGCGCCATTTTAACAGGAATGGGGGCTGATGGAGCTCAGGGACTTTTGAAAATGAGAGAAAACGGAGCACATACTATTGCTCAAGATGAACAATCATGTGTTGTCTTTGGAATGCCAAAAGAAGCTATAAATCTTGGGGCAGCTGATGAAATAGTTCCACTGCAGGACGTAGCACAGGCATTACTAAATGCCCTGGTTGATAACGATAATATAAGACAGGTTAAGACAGCCTGA
- a CDS encoding chemotaxis protein CheX, with protein MEKIENILLNAATNAFEQLCFMFSSPDDEDTEKNLRTWVASIVNFSGPFSGKLIVRAHKGLLNVIASNMLGEEASTAKQQIDALGEVSNVICGSVLPQIAGVAEVFNLEAPKILQNSEPVSPQNGEKMVFVSMTLDEGRVELQLFIKEGLELLKEV; from the coding sequence ATGGAAAAGATTGAAAATATATTACTGAATGCGGCTACTAATGCTTTTGAACAGTTATGCTTCATGTTTAGTTCTCCTGATGATGAAGATACTGAAAAAAATTTACGTACCTGGGTAGCGTCGATTGTGAATTTTTCCGGCCCATTTTCTGGTAAATTAATTGTAAGAGCGCACAAAGGGTTGCTTAATGTAATTGCTTCAAACATGCTGGGGGAAGAGGCATCAACAGCCAAACAACAGATAGATGCGCTTGGGGAAGTTTCAAATGTCATATGCGGAAGCGTTCTCCCTCAGATTGCCGGAGTAGCAGAGGTTTTTAATCTTGAAGCTCCGAAAATTCTTCAAAATTCTGAACCTGTATCACCTCAAAATGGAGAAAAAATGGTCTTTGTCAGCATGACTTTGGATGAGGGACGAGTTGAATTACAACTTTTCATTAAAGAGGGATTAGAGCTTTTAAAGGAGGTCTAA
- a CDS encoding HAMP domain-containing protein: MLNRIKSSLSIKICTLVASVLTIVLATTGYFQIKDKESMFMNDLIEESSNMTSVLDSSLHQGMMKADMEGIDDVLNKTGQIKKIKRAYILSSSGKVFKSSDKTLVGKTEGQSAIEKIKGTRQNFFELMKTSDGNPYVMGLSAISTEKGCIECHAEFKEGETIGYLGLDTWAIDNFKDLEASTTKTVLSYAIAVMLLLATIIFIIRKSVNPIVNISRAASLISKGDLNQSVDFHSDDEVGALANSFRELIDYIKKVSDAADQLSKGKLKIDIEMKSDKDELNKSFQQLQITMNNLVTEIDQMIQWAKDGELQKRGDPSKFEGGYRKLIKSTNEMLDAVIEPVNDASNVLERIAEKDLTAQITGDYKGDHAKIKNSLNRAVFNLSNGLEQVAVGADQVSSASSEIGSGSQSLAQSASEQAGSLQEISSSLHEIASMTRQNRENSKEAEALSSAAKSSANKGVESMKRLSDAINKIKASSDETAKIVKTIDEIAFQTNLLALNAAVEAARAGDAGKGFAVVAEEVRNLAMRSAEAAKNTAAMIEGSVKKSEDGVVINKEVLANLEEINGNVTKVSEVMSEISVASEQQSQGIEQLNTAVEQLNQVTQHNASYSEESASAAQELSGQASEMKNLVNSFKLGKFSNNDSTDMENNSRRLRTTGTRTVSAMPEHRKTGSSASSSVDFSSARTKHRLWITRLRSFLDGKESLTEQQIVSHKDCDLGKWIYAEGIKKYGNIAQFQQLEKIHEDFHSKIKTVKQHRDSGDIQLAEQAFDKMMPISEHVISLLNDIEQKLKSPNSSTVSQQGEMESDGLGKIVPMRNDMEKAFLQSF; the protein is encoded by the coding sequence ATGTTGAATAGAATCAAATCAAGTCTGTCTATTAAAATTTGTACTCTCGTTGCCAGCGTTTTGACCATAGTGCTCGCGACAACCGGTTATTTCCAGATTAAGGACAAGGAAAGTATGTTTATGAACGACTTAATCGAAGAGTCCTCTAACATGACGTCAGTTTTAGATTCATCCCTACATCAGGGAATGATGAAGGCTGATATGGAAGGAATTGACGATGTGTTAAACAAGACAGGCCAGATAAAAAAAATAAAAAGGGCCTACATACTTTCATCCTCAGGCAAAGTTTTCAAATCTTCAGATAAAACACTGGTTGGGAAAACTGAAGGACAGTCAGCGATTGAAAAGATTAAAGGGACAAGGCAGAATTTTTTTGAACTAATGAAAACTTCTGACGGTAATCCTTATGTAATGGGATTAAGCGCAATTTCGACTGAAAAAGGGTGCATCGAGTGTCACGCAGAGTTTAAGGAAGGGGAAACAATCGGCTACCTTGGGCTTGATACATGGGCTATAGATAATTTCAAAGATCTTGAGGCGAGCACAACAAAGACCGTTCTTTCTTATGCGATTGCCGTTATGCTTCTCCTCGCTACAATAATTTTTATTATCAGGAAGTCTGTAAATCCTATTGTCAATATTTCCAGGGCCGCCAGCTTAATTTCAAAAGGTGACTTAAATCAGTCAGTAGATTTTCATTCTGATGATGAGGTAGGAGCTCTTGCAAATTCTTTCCGTGAACTCATCGATTACATCAAGAAAGTGAGCGATGCAGCAGATCAGTTAAGCAAGGGGAAACTGAAGATTGATATTGAGATGAAAAGTGACAAGGATGAATTAAATAAATCCTTTCAGCAATTACAGATAACCATGAATAATCTTGTTACAGAAATTGATCAGATGATCCAATGGGCTAAGGATGGAGAACTTCAAAAACGCGGTGATCCATCTAAGTTTGAAGGAGGTTATCGCAAATTAATAAAGAGCACAAATGAAATGCTTGATGCGGTAATCGAGCCTGTGAACGACGCCTCCAATGTTCTGGAGCGAATAGCAGAAAAGGATCTTACGGCGCAGATAACCGGAGACTATAAAGGTGACCATGCTAAGATCAAAAATTCTCTGAACAGAGCTGTTTTCAATCTAAGCAACGGGCTTGAACAGGTTGCTGTAGGAGCAGACCAGGTTTCATCCGCATCTTCAGAGATAGGAAGCGGAAGCCAGTCGCTGGCTCAGAGTGCGTCTGAACAGGCTGGTTCGCTTCAGGAGATATCGAGTAGTTTGCATGAGATAGCATCAATGACAAGACAAAACAGGGAAAATTCCAAAGAGGCAGAAGCCCTTTCTAGTGCAGCCAAGTCCAGTGCCAATAAGGGTGTAGAAAGCATGAAGCGACTCTCCGATGCCATTAACAAGATTAAGGCATCTTCAGACGAAACTGCAAAGATTGTAAAAACCATTGATGAGATAGCATTTCAGACAAATCTTCTTGCCCTAAATGCTGCAGTTGAGGCTGCCAGAGCTGGAGATGCAGGAAAAGGATTTGCCGTAGTTGCTGAAGAAGTAAGAAATCTTGCAATGAGAAGCGCTGAAGCTGCGAAAAACACTGCTGCCATGATTGAGGGTTCAGTGAAAAAGTCTGAAGATGGCGTTGTGATCAATAAGGAAGTTTTAGCCAATTTAGAAGAAATAAATGGGAACGTGACTAAAGTCAGTGAGGTTATGTCTGAGATATCTGTCGCATCAGAGCAGCAAAGTCAGGGGATAGAGCAGCTAAACACTGCTGTGGAGCAGTTAAACCAGGTTACCCAGCATAATGCGTCATATTCAGAGGAATCTGCAAGTGCAGCACAGGAACTTTCCGGACAGGCATCTGAAATGAAAAATTTAGTTAATAGCTTTAAACTTGGAAAGTTTAGCAACAACGATAGTACTGATATGGAAAATAATAGTAGAAGACTACGCACAACAGGGACAAGAACTGTAAGCGCAATGCCGGAACACCGAAAAACAGGAAGCTCTGCCAGCTCATCTGTTGACTTTTCTTCAGCAAGAACCAAGCACAGACTCTGGATTACAAGACTCAGGTCTTTTTTAGACGGCAAGGAATCGCTTACTGAGCAACAGATTGTCTCACATAAGGACTGTGACCTTGGAAAATGGATCTATGCGGAAGGCATTAAAAAATATGGAAACATTGCCCAGTTCCAGCAGCTTGAAAAAATACATGAGGATTTTCATTCAAAGATAAAGACTGTTAAACAGCATAGAGATTCAGGAGATATTCAGCTTGCTGAACAGGCTTTTGATAAAATGATGCCAATCTCTGAACATGTAATTTCTCTGCTTAATGATATTGAGCAGAAATTAAAATCTCCCAATTCAAGTACTGTTTCTCAACAGGGAGAGATGGAATCAGATGGTTTAGGAAAAATAGTTCCCATGCGTAATGATATGGAAAAAGCTTTCTTGCAGTCTTTTTAA
- a CDS encoding protein-glutamate O-methyltransferase yields MSNISANETAHSIATFHLKEAEFKKICRIVYSVCGIDLHEGKEELVKSRLSKRLRALNINSFENYLTFIEKEPSKKELNYMVDILTTNKTYFFRESQHFDLLKQKVIPKLDHSKIRFWSAGCSSGEEPYTLSILLREEIPDIDKIDVKILATDISSRVLEKANSAVYEKEAFNDLPQAYLRKYFTSVGSNSHQSFRVNENIMKTVYFAQLNLMEQWPMAGKFDVIFCRNVMIYFDRPTREKLINRFWDYLVPGGYLFVGHSESLTGLSHQFGYVQPAVYIKSN; encoded by the coding sequence ATGAGCAATATTTCCGCAAACGAAACTGCACACAGTATTGCAACTTTTCATCTCAAAGAAGCCGAGTTTAAAAAAATTTGCAGGATCGTATACAGTGTATGCGGAATAGATCTGCACGAAGGGAAGGAAGAACTGGTAAAATCGCGCCTTTCTAAGCGCCTCAGGGCTTTGAATATAAATAGCTTTGAGAATTATCTTACTTTTATTGAAAAAGAGCCTTCAAAAAAAGAATTAAATTATATGGTAGATATATTGACTACCAATAAAACATATTTTTTCCGGGAATCTCAGCACTTTGACCTTCTTAAACAAAAAGTCATTCCAAAACTTGATCATTCAAAAATCAGGTTCTGGAGTGCAGGGTGTTCGTCCGGAGAAGAACCATACACTCTTTCCATTCTTTTAAGGGAAGAAATACCTGATATTGATAAAATTGATGTAAAAATTCTTGCTACAGATATATCCTCAAGGGTTCTCGAAAAAGCAAATTCAGCAGTTTATGAAAAAGAAGCCTTCAATGATCTTCCTCAGGCATATTTAAGAAAATATTTCACCAGCGTTGGATCTAACTCGCATCAGTCTTTCCGTGTAAATGAGAACATAATGAAAACAGTTTATTTTGCACAGCTAAATCTCATGGAACAGTGGCCCATGGCAGGAAAGTTTGATGTCATATTTTGCAGGAATGTTATGATTTATTTTGACAGACCTACCAGAGAAAAACTGATTAACCGTTTTTGGGATTACTTAGTTCCCGGAGGATATCTTTTTGTAGGACATTCTGAAAGCCTCACAGGACTTTCGCATCAATTTGGTTATGTTCAGCCAGCGGTTTATATTAAATCCAATTAA
- a CDS encoding Hpt domain-containing protein, with the protein MALNIEKINEIVNQLSISLISENGNFFSIPQVKAEIIELLELLNAGTTPELSNICNEINAVIQKASECKSNKNIGDPTKRISELLISLQNLILSTPHRSDSDISKKNTQSSGEPHFAVPEHQKKDEEMLNIPDDEREIYGDFVTESLEHIQQIEKGILELENNSADAEIINSMFRCFHSIKGNSGFLNLKVMNNLSHKCEGLLDKLRSKKMNYTEEITDIVLEAIDILKGMLGDIGAAVRDKQPLNCHYEIETFLQKIEDVKNPIITKDVTKPSDVNKSDSAEIKQPQEATCDEFNVNSLVNREEEEFIHLPEDSDISLIGEFITESNDNIAGAEAALLSLETQPDDMEAVNTCFRAFHTMKGTAGFIGIKPMAEFAHHAESLLSRIRDRKISYTPGYADLALRSIDMFKELIQSLQTVLGGETASKPSGYTELIHDLMNPESVTAKNSMPEIVTPRLGDILVADGKADRNEVEKAASSKSEEPIGVKLVKNGAASLQDVAGAIRKQQSTAAGDSNISDTSVRVRTDRLDRLIDMVGELVISQSMVSQDISVAGNGYHELSKKISHTGKIVRELQDLTMSMRMVPLKPTFQKMTRLIRDLSRKSGKIVNFITQGDDTEIDRNMVDVINDPLVHMLRNAADHGVELPEIREKNGKAKEGTISLSAYHSGGNVVIEIKDDGKGIDREKVIKKAVAAGLIDPGKNLSDSEVFNLIFEPGFSTADKVTDISGRGVGMDVVKRGVESLRGKINLTSVAGKGSTFSMYLPLTMAITDGMLVKVGSERYLIPTVNISMSFRPDAKLLFTVGEKGEIVMLRDNPVPIFRLHSLFGIKGAVENPLEALLVIIDDGNQQNALLVDELLGQHQVVAKPLGNWLGQIPGVSGGAILGDGHVGLILDSSDLIAAAKQNSTASDCRYAA; encoded by the coding sequence ATGGCATTAAATATAGAAAAAATAAATGAGATTGTTAATCAGCTTTCAATATCTTTGATTTCTGAAAACGGCAATTTTTTTTCTATTCCGCAAGTTAAAGCAGAAATAATAGAACTTCTAGAGTTACTCAATGCAGGCACTACCCCTGAGCTGTCAAATATATGCAATGAGATTAACGCAGTTATTCAGAAAGCTTCAGAATGTAAGAGTAATAAAAATATAGGTGATCCGACAAAAAGAATTTCAGAACTATTAATAAGTCTTCAGAATCTGATTCTCTCAACTCCACACCGGTCAGACAGCGATATATCTAAAAAGAACACTCAATCATCTGGAGAGCCACATTTTGCCGTTCCAGAACATCAAAAAAAGGATGAAGAGATGCTTAATATACCTGATGACGAAAGAGAAATTTATGGAGATTTTGTTACAGAGAGTCTTGAACATATCCAACAGATAGAAAAAGGAATATTGGAACTTGAGAACAACAGTGCTGATGCAGAGATAATCAACAGTATGTTCCGTTGTTTTCATTCCATTAAGGGAAATTCCGGTTTTTTAAATCTTAAAGTGATGAACAATTTATCTCATAAGTGTGAGGGACTCCTTGACAAGCTCAGAAGCAAAAAAATGAACTATACTGAAGAGATTACAGATATTGTTCTTGAAGCAATTGACATTCTCAAGGGTATGCTCGGTGATATTGGTGCTGCGGTTCGCGATAAGCAACCGCTTAATTGTCACTATGAAATTGAAACATTTCTACAAAAAATAGAAGATGTTAAAAATCCTATCATTACTAAGGATGTCACTAAACCATCAGATGTAAATAAATCTGATTCTGCTGAGATTAAACAACCCCAGGAGGCCACTTGTGATGAATTCAATGTTAACTCTTTAGTTAATAGGGAAGAGGAAGAGTTTATTCATCTTCCAGAGGACTCTGATATTAGCCTGATTGGTGAATTTATAACAGAAAGCAATGATAATATAGCTGGTGCTGAGGCCGCTCTTCTTTCTCTTGAAACTCAACCTGACGACATGGAAGCAGTTAACACATGCTTTCGAGCTTTTCATACAATGAAGGGAACTGCCGGTTTTATTGGCATAAAACCTATGGCAGAATTTGCTCATCACGCTGAATCACTTCTCAGTCGTATCCGTGACCGCAAAATCTCCTATACTCCCGGATATGCAGATCTGGCACTGCGTTCGATAGATATGTTCAAGGAATTAATACAATCCCTACAGACTGTCTTAGGAGGAGAAACTGCAAGTAAACCTTCAGGCTACACTGAATTAATTCATGATTTAATGAACCCTGAATCTGTCACTGCAAAGAATTCTATGCCAGAGATTGTCACTCCAAGGCTCGGAGATATTCTTGTTGCTGATGGAAAGGCTGACCGGAATGAAGTCGAAAAGGCTGCGTCATCTAAGAGCGAAGAACCAATAGGAGTAAAATTGGTAAAAAATGGCGCTGCATCCCTTCAGGATGTTGCAGGTGCCATACGTAAACAACAATCTACTGCTGCTGGTGACAGCAACATTTCGGATACATCTGTACGAGTCAGGACAGACCGTCTTGACCGTCTCATAGATATGGTGGGTGAGCTTGTAATATCTCAGTCTATGGTTTCGCAGGATATAAGTGTAGCAGGCAATGGCTATCATGAGTTGTCAAAGAAAATTTCTCATACAGGAAAAATAGTAAGAGAGTTGCAGGATCTAACTATGTCAATGAGAATGGTGCCTCTTAAACCCACTTTCCAGAAAATGACACGACTCATAAGGGATCTTTCACGTAAGAGCGGAAAGATTGTCAATTTCATTACACAGGGTGATGATACCGAGATAGACAGGAATATGGTTGATGTCATTAACGATCCTCTTGTACATATGCTTCGCAATGCTGCGGACCATGGTGTTGAGTTGCCGGAAATCAGGGAAAAGAATGGGAAAGCAAAAGAAGGGACTATTTCTCTCTCAGCATACCATTCAGGCGGAAATGTTGTGATTGAAATTAAGGATGACGGCAAAGGAATTGACAGGGAAAAGGTAATTAAAAAAGCTGTTGCTGCCGGTCTTATTGACCCGGGGAAAAATCTGTCTGACAGCGAGGTGTTTAACCTTATATTTGAACCAGGCTTTTCTACAGCAGATAAAGTAACGGATATTTCGGGCAGAGGAGTTGGGATGGATGTAGTTAAGCGAGGAGTAGAGTCATTAAGGGGAAAGATTAATCTGACATCAGTTGCAGGCAAGGGAAGTACTTTTTCCATGTATCTGCCGCTCACAATGGCAATAACTGACGGTATGCTTGTTAAAGTAGGAAGCGAACGCTATCTCATTCCTACAGTGAATATTTCCATGAGTTTTAGACCTGATGCCAAACTCCTTTTTACGGTTGGTGAAAAAGGAGAAATTGTAATGCTTCGCGACAATCCTGTTCCAATATTCCGATTGCACAGTCTGTTTGGGATTAAAGGCGCAGTTGAAAATCCTTTAGAAGCATTGCTTGTTATCATAGATGACGGAAATCAACAGAATGCACTTCTTGTTGATGAATTATTGGGTCAGCATCAGGTTGTGGCAAAACCGCTGGGTAACTGGTTAGGACAGATCCCCGGAGTATCTGGTGGCGCAATCCTGGGAGATGGACATGTCGGATTAATTCTTGACTCATCAGATCTTATTGCGGCGGCAAAACAAAATAGTACTGCAAGTGATTGCAGATATGCAGCATAG
- a CDS encoding response regulator, whose amino-acid sequence MLNILIVDDSAVMRAMIIKTFKLCGIPFGEIMEASNGKEGIDVIDTKWVDLILADINMPVMNGIEMIDKIQKNPQTADTPIIVISTESSQPRIEALKNKGVHFVKKPFTPEILRETITNIIGIKFNGKD is encoded by the coding sequence ATGCTAAACATACTGATTGTAGACGACAGCGCAGTTATGCGTGCAATGATAATCAAGACATTTAAGCTTTGTGGTATTCCCTTTGGTGAAATAATGGAAGCTTCAAACGGAAAAGAAGGGATAGATGTTATTGACACCAAGTGGGTTGACCTCATTCTTGCTGATATCAATATGCCGGTTATGAATGGCATAGAGATGATAGATAAAATACAAAAAAATCCTCAAACTGCAGATACTCCCATAATAGTGATATCAACGGAAAGCAGCCAACCCAGGATAGAAGCCCTCAAAAACAAGGGCGTACACTTTGTAAAAAAACCATTTACTCCTGAAATTCTGAGAGAAACCATTACAAATATTATAGGAATAAAATTCAATGGAAAAGATTGA